The genomic window TTCTGGCAAGACAACTACCCTAGCGGCAATGATCGATTTGATTAACCGCACCAAGGCGGAGCATATTTTAACGGTGGAAGACCCAATTGAATTTGTCTACGAACCAATTAAAAGCTTGGTTCACCAGCGACAACTGGGTGAAGATACCAAGAGCTTTGCTAATGCTTTGAAAGCAGCCCTGCGGGAAGATCCAGATATTATTCTGGTGGGAGAAATGCGCGATTTGGAAACGATTTCTTTGGCGATTTCCGCAGCAGAAACAGGACACTTGGTATTTGGCACGCTACACACCAGTTCTGCTGCACAGACAGTTGACCGGATTATCGACGTTTTCCCCCATGAAAGACAAACTCAAGTGCGGGTGCAATTGTCTAACTCGTTAGTGGGGGTATTTAGCCAAACCTTGGTGTCCAAGAAAAACCCTAAACCCGGTGAGTATGGTCGGGTGATGGCTCAAGAAATTCTGATTGTTACTCCCGCTATTTCCAACTTGATTCGAGAAGGCAAAACATCTCAAATTTACTCAGCTATTCAAACTGGCGGCAAATTGGGGATGCAAACTCTGGAGAAGGTTCTAGCTGATTTTTACAAAGCAGGAACGATCTCTTTTGAAGCTGCGATGTCTAAGACTTCTAAGCCAGATGAAATCCAACGTCTCATCGGTACTGCTACACCGCAGGCAGCAGGTGCAAAACCCGGTGCGGCTGCTAGAGCGCATTAAAGGAACTGGGGTTAAAGGAGATGAAAGGGATGAAAAACCCTTAACTATTTTGAATTTTGAATTTTGAATTTATTTATGCCAAACTACGTTGCCCGTGTTCGGGATTCTCAAGGAAAATCCCGAACAGAAAAAATTGTTGCCGAATCCTTAGTACAAGCTCGTACTAATCTTAGAGAACAAGGTTTTGTAGTCCAAGAACTCAAACAATCTCAAGGATTTCAGCTAAATTTTGACTTAAAAAAATTCCAGACTTCCTTAGTTAAGGTTTCTGTGAAAGACAAAGCCGTTTTTTCCCGTCAATTTGCCGTTTTGATGAATGCAGGAGTTGCGATCGTTAGAAGTCTGGGGGTACTTTCTGAACAGTGTAGTAACCCTAAACTGAAACAAGCTCTTGTGGAGATTAGCATCGATGTTCAAAGCGGAATGAATCTTTCAGAGTCAATGCGGAAGCATCCTGACTGCTTTGATGGCTTATATGTGAGTATGATTCAAGCTGGCGAAGTTGGTGGTGTTCTAGACGAAGTATTGAATCGTTTAGCCAAGTTGTTAGAAGATGTTGCCCGCTTACAAAACCAAATTAAATCAGCATTGTCTTATCCAATAGTCGTGGGTTTTATCGCAGTTGCTATCTTTCTCGGCATGACAATTTTTCTTATTCCCATTTTTGCCACGATTTTTGAACAAATTGGAATTACATTACCACCTCTAACGCTATTCTTGATGAATACTAGTAAATTTTTGAGAAGTCCGATGGCTGTCATCCTTCTCTTTATTATTGTAGGACTGAAAATTGCCTATTCACAATTCGGTAAAACTCCTGCTGGTCGCCTAACAATTGATCGTCTTTCCCTAAAGGTGCCCTTGTTTGGCGACTTAATTCAAAAATCTTCGGTCGCCCGCTTTAGCAGAACTTTTGGTTCTTTGACTCGTTCAGGTGTGCCAATTTTAACTTGCTTAGAAATTGTCCGAGATACATCAGGAAACCAAGTGATTGCCAATGCCATAAATGCAGCCCGCCTTGAGATTCAACAAGGAGGTATGATTAGCATTGCTTTACAAGAAAATGATGGCGTTTTTCCGTCCATGGCAATTCAGATGATTAGTATCGGAGAAGAAACTGGAGAATTAGATGCAATGTTGATGAAAGTTGCCGATTTCTATGAAGATGAAGTTGAGCAGGCAGTAAAAGCAATGACCAGTATTTTGGAACCAGTGATGATTGTAGTTCTAGGGGGAATGGTTGGAACCATTTTACTAGCGATGTATTTGCCTATGTTTAAGGTATTTGAAACGTTGGGATAGGGGATTAATAGTTAGGAGTTAAGAGTTTAAACTCTTTATTTTTTCTCCTCATTCTTAACTCTTAACTACTTAATTTTATTTCTAACTCCTCACTCCTAACTAAGTAGGTGGGCGGGAAAATTTATAACTATGTAACGAAAGTTTAACCAGAACGATTAGATTCAAATTTTACACGTTGTGTACTGTAGTTAGCTTTTTCGCCCCTAGCTTTAACGCCATCAATCACGGCGTAAGCGAGGTCTAACTCATCATCAAATATTTGCCCACATAGTTCATTTTTCTTCAGGTGTTGCCACTCCAATTCAATAGGGTTCATTTCGGAGCAATATTCGGGTAAAAAGAAGATGTACAAACCCATGTGTTCCCATTTTGACCATAGCTTTTGTACTTCTTTGCATCGGTGTATAGGACCGTTATCCTGCACAATTACCTTAGTACGTCCCGTTCTTTGGGCATCAGCCGCAACATGGCTCCATTATTTGGATATAAGACTTGCGGTTAACGCCTCCGATCACCAAGCCATAAACAAAACTGATCAAAGGTTGAAGAAACCCGATAATGCTTAGTCTGCGACCACGGCGTTTTGTTTGTTCCAAACGTTTTTGCTCACCTCTAAAGTAATAGGTGTAGCCTGGTTCACTCCACAGACAAAACCCTGATTCATCTAGATACTTTAGGTCTATTTCTCCGGTAGCAGCAGCTAATTGCAACATATCTAAGTCTGCTTGCTTTTTTTCCCGTATTACAGGATTTTGTTTTCGTTTATGACTTTTTCTGCTTCGTTTCCAAATCACCCCCTTTTTTTGAGTACCCGTCTTAATCTGTCAGGACTCAGTTGAATTTGGCGATCGCTAAGAAGTTTTTGAGCTAATTGAAGACTATTGTATGTGCGTGGTTCTTTTTTAAGGCATTCTTCTAAAAAAACTATATCTGATTCCTCCCATTTCGGTTTTCCCCCTCGACCGACTTTATCCCAAAGTCCTTCTAGACCGAGCTTTTCCCATTTATGTAAAACTTCTCTGACTGTTTGTGGAGTCCAGTTAAAATGAGCAGCTATTTTTTCAACGTACCAGCCATGTGCATTTAGCCTAATGATCTCTGCTCGATCTTTGACTTTCTGTGGTGCATCCCTAGTTCTTAGATTTAATAAAGTTTTATCCTGATCACGAGTCAGAAATACCCTTAAACGAGCGCCCATGTCTTAGTCACCTCGGTAGATGCATTCTCCGTATTTACTTATCTTTACATACTTTGGTTTTTTCACGCCAACTTACTTATTTAATCAACTATGACTGTGCAAAAATCTCACTACGAAGCAAGTTTGGCAGAGTACAGCAATCATCTAGCTGCGATCGCTTTACTAAAGCAATATCGGCCATACTTAGAGATGATTCCCAGTCTGCGCCGTCCAGACGAAAGTGTCATTACTATCCCCTTACCAATTGTCCGTCTTCGCAACACTCCTACAACACCCCCACAAACGATTTGCTTACCCTGTGATGTGGCAATTTTGATGTGTGATCCAGAGTGGAAAATCAAAACAGGAGCAGAAATTTTAGTCTTTATTCATCGTGCTCACGAAGACTTTTCTGATTTGTTAGGACGTTGGCGACAAACCCAAGTTTGGCTGGACAATGATTATGAGTGGCTAATGCCTCTCCGTCACAGTCATATTTTGAGTGAGGGAGCTAATAGTATATATCCTCTGTTTGTAGTTTTTAGTGATACTTTAGAACGCATCCAACGAGGACTCATAGGAGCCGAACTTCCATTTATTATGCAAACGCCAGATTTGCTGCTAGAGGATAATTTCACCGATATTTTCTCTCCACAAATTCCACCAGCTTAAAAAAATTAGAAATTAACAGTGAGAAGTAAAGAAGTTAGGAGTTAAAAGTGAGGAGTTAAGAGTTTGAAATTGCAAGTTCTGAACAAACTCAGAGATTTTTAAGTCTCAAGTTTAGGTTTTTAACTCCTAACTCCTAACTCCTAACTCCTAACTCCTAACTATTACCTAACAAATTGGGGCATAATTTCAGCAGCAGTGAATATTCCATAGATGCCGCGTTGGTGTAATTGCTTACCAGCTTTGAGATAGCCAAAGGCAGGGCCGCAGACATTAGCTGCCATACTGGTTTCATCTCCCAGAATAAAGGTATGGGTGGAAATCTTCCCTTCAAAGGTGCGTCCTGTTACCTTAACGTTAGTGCTGAGGGGCTTTTTGGGATTGCGAGTATCGACTACACCACCAACAGTAACGCGATCGCGCCCCACTATTCCTGCTACCTCTAGCATCACATCATCAGCATGTTCCATATTCGTCAAAGTAAGCACGCCATTAGTTTTATCTAGTAGTGCTTCTACTTCGGCATCAGTCATCGCCTTAGCAGTTTCTACTGTGTAACCAGGCATATGGCCAATATCTTCCCGAACGGTGGCGCGGTAAACTTCCCAGTTGGCAATTCCTACCCCAAAGGTAATTTCGACTTGATGAATTTCGGCGTAGCTTTGAGCGGCTAAAGCGGCGGCGGCGGTTAACAATCCGGGTGTTGCACCACAGCCTGTCATGTAAGTAATCCCGGCTGCTTCCAGTTCTTCTTTCATCGCCAGTAGTTGTTCCACAGCAGTGGTACGCTTAATCGCATCCACTAGCACCCCACGCCAACCAGATTTGATAAACTGCTTGGCTACAGTGGGAATAAAGTCATTTGGCAAGTTGGGTAAAGCCAGAAAATACCCATCCACAGATTGAGCTATTTCAATTACATCCTGAATACTTTGATTTGTTAACGTACCAACTGGCTCTAAATGACCTACCGAATCTTGGGACTGGTAGGTGGCGATGCATTCTTGAGTATTTAAACCATCAGCAGCGTAAGCGTAGCCTTTATGATCTGCTGCTGCGACTAAAATCATTTCCTGTTTGCCAGCAAGTACCTTGGCTGCGGCTTGTCCTAGTCCGCCAAAACCTAGTACTCCCACGCGGATAGCTGGCGAAATATTTAGAGAATTTTTGACTTTTTCAGAATTCATAGTCAATTAGTTAAGTTGAATGAAAAGCCTTTAGCATTCCCCATCTCAGCTTCCGGCTTGTAACTGGTGGCTGATGGCTGATAGCTCAAAGCTATAGAGGTTAATTATGATTTATTATCCTGGGTTCTTTGGCTTCCTTATGGTTTTTTTACTGGAAAGTCTTCGTTGGTGATTTGGGAGCGAGATGGCATCAGTATAGACATAGACCCTAACGCAATCATCTTAAAAATTAAGAGGACTGCGAATACCACGACCACTACGTTTAAGAACATGGGTGTAAATTATTCTTATTTTAAGATCCTGAGTCACTAATCACAGATGCATTATTGGTGTTTAGAATACCTTTTAGTAGAAGATGCAGAGATTTTGGCAGATAGTGTTACATTCCAGTGCCGTATAAAATGAATACAGACAAAGCTGCACTCGGTATAGAGGCGGCAGAGTACGGAGATTGAGACAATACAGTAACCATAATAATGATAAATTTTTCAATAAATCTTATATTTTTGTGAATTACTTGCTAGCTATACTACGTCTAATGCTTGTTTTTAGCGCTTTTGCAGCTCCCGCAGCAGCTTCAGTTATTACCTTGACTAATCGATGAGGTTAAGAGAAACTAACTAAATACTGATGTATCTACTTCTAAAATTAATAATTTTTGTAAATATTATGAGATATATATGTTGTAAGATGGAACATTATTTAGCAAATGGCAAGTTTGTATCTAAGTAAAAATGTTCCTACGGCTATATTTGTAGCCTTCTGCTAAGGCAGTACAATTTAAGCGTACTTATCGTGGTTGGCCAAGAGCATGGAGACATTAGAGTTCATAATCTATCCAGACGGTCGGGTACAAGAGAAAGTCACTGGCATTGTGGGTGCTTCTTGCGCTGAAGTTACAGCAGCAATAGAGGCACAGCTAGGGCAAGTACTTAATCATGAGCCAACCTCAGAATATTTCGCCGCTAAGGTGCAGCAATCTAATATGGCGAATACACACACCACTTACAGCGATTGGTAAGTTTTCACAGTAGTTTAGTGTAATTAATTCATAACCATCATGTCACACTTTAGCCAAATTAAGACCCAAATCCGTAACCTTGATT from Nostoc sp. UHCC 0926 includes these protein-coding regions:
- the bioU gene encoding (S)-8-amino-7-oxononanoate synthase BioU — translated: MNSEKVKNSLNISPAIRVGVLGFGGLGQAAAKVLAGKQEMILVAAADHKGYAYAADGLNTQECIATYQSQDSVGHLEPVGTLTNQSIQDVIEIAQSVDGYFLALPNLPNDFIPTVAKQFIKSGWRGVLVDAIKRTTAVEQLLAMKEELEAAGITYMTGCGATPGLLTAAAALAAQSYAEIHQVEITFGVGIANWEVYRATVREDIGHMPGYTVETAKAMTDAEVEALLDKTNGVLTLTNMEHADDVMLEVAGIVGRDRVTVGGVVDTRNPKKPLSTNVKVTGRTFEGKISTHTFILGDETSMAANVCGPAFGYLKAGKQLHQRGIYGIFTAAEIMPQFVR
- a CDS encoding DUF2997 domain-containing protein, which codes for METLEFIIYPDGRVQEKVTGIVGASCAEVTAAIEAQLGQVLNHEPTSEYFAAKVQQSNMANTHTTYSDW
- a CDS encoding type II secretion system F family protein, with the translated sequence MPNYVARVRDSQGKSRTEKIVAESLVQARTNLREQGFVVQELKQSQGFQLNFDLKKFQTSLVKVSVKDKAVFSRQFAVLMNAGVAIVRSLGVLSEQCSNPKLKQALVEISIDVQSGMNLSESMRKHPDCFDGLYVSMIQAGEVGGVLDEVLNRLAKLLEDVARLQNQIKSALSYPIVVGFIAVAIFLGMTIFLIPIFATIFEQIGITLPPLTLFLMNTSKFLRSPMAVILLFIIVGLKIAYSQFGKTPAGRLTIDRLSLKVPLFGDLIQKSSVARFSRTFGSLTRSGVPILTCLEIVRDTSGNQVIANAINAARLEIQQGGMISIALQENDGVFPSMAIQMISIGEETGELDAMLMKVADFYEDEVEQAVKAMTSILEPVMIVVLGGMVGTILLAMYLPMFKVFETLG